A single genomic interval of Nostoc commune NIES-4072 harbors:
- a CDS encoding amino acid adenylation domain-containing protein codes for MSVKNKNIQDFYPLSPMQQGILFHSLAAPKSGVYFEQFSLTLQGKLNITEFHRAWEYVVERHSILRTCFVWEGLKEPVQIVHRQVTLPWQEYDWQHLSSEEQQQKLELLWQSDRSRGFELTQPPLMCLTLVKLSDISYNFTWSHHHLLLDGWSVPLIFKEVFACYKAFCNAQDTHLEPIRPYRDYIVWLQQQNLSKAEAFWRQTLKGFTTPTQLSVNKAAIKLPAQTDASNEREVKLSVVTTAGLQSVAKQHQLTLNILVQGAWALLLSRYSGQEDVVFGAVTSGRPPTLAKVESMVGLLINTLPIRVQVSPEEFLLPWLQKIKEQLVEAREYEYTPLVKIQGWSEVPKDLSLFESIVVFENYPIDVSLRQSDLNFEIKDFHNFEKTNYPITLTVIPGEELLLKITCDDSVGVARRRHRFDTDTIIRMLGHLQTLLEGMITKTEQRLCELSLLTETERHQLLVEWNDTQVEYPQQQCIHELFEAQVEKTPDAVAVVFEDQKLTYGELNGKANQLAHHLRSLGVKPEVLVGICVERSLSMIIGLLGILKAGGAYIPLDPSYPQERLAFVLENAQASVLLTQASLVEAMPQHKAQVVCLDTHWHYIAQQSQENLFSEVTPDNLAYVIYTSGSTGRPKGVMIKHASTVAMLDWANKTFEMQAKKGVLASTSICFDLSVFEIFVPLCCGGKVLLIENALYLPALATSENVTLINTVPSVISQLLRTDGIPTSVQTVNIAGEPLHNQLVQELYRQENIQQVFNLYGPSEDTTYSTFAWIQKGTNNTPPIGRPIHNTQIYLLDKNYQPVPVGVPGMLYISGAGLARGYLNQPELTADKFIPNPYAKQPGERLYKTGDLARYLVDGEIEYIGRIDHQVKVRGFRIELAEIEAVINQHPAVQETVVVVGESEDSKRLVAYVVLQKEQTLTISQLRGFLESNLPSYMIPGAFVMLEALPVTPNGKVDRKALPIPQLTQISSSNIILPSTPIEDLLAGIWIEVLGIEKIGIDNNFFELGGHSLIATRVISRIRQVFKVELPLRYLFEKPTIAGLAKEIEKAIKVDSADEVTNIEQIVRSPELPLSYAQQRLWFLAQLEPNSSFYNMPAAVRLEGQLNVEALQQSFNEIISRHEVLRTNFQTIEGEAIAVIHEVMSLTLPIFDISELPLNQQEAEVKKQAFQEAQKPFDLNGDLLLRVKLLRLGQEEHIILLTMHHIVSDGWSIDILVRELATLYQAFCNGQPSPLPELPIQYVDFAAWQRQWLQKEVLKTQTSYWLKQLKNAPKVLELPTDYPRPAIQTFRGSTYSFNLSDKLSFALNKFSQQQGSTLFMTLLAAFQTLLWRYTGSEDIVVGSPIANRNRAEIEGLIGFFVNTLVLRTNFAGNPSFEELLKRVREVALGAYAHQDLPFELLVEELQPQRDLSHTPLFQVMFVLQNTPMSALELPGLTLSILESNSHTAKLDLTLYITETVDGLLGNLEYNTDLFKESFIQEMVAHLQTLLEGIVANSKQRLSELPLLTESERRQLMFEWNDTEVEYPQHLCIHQLFEAQVEKTPDAVAVVFEEEQLTYQELNSRANQLGHHLQALWVKPEVLVGICVERSLSMVIGLLAILKAGGAYIPLDPSYPQERLAFILEDAQISVLLTQSSLVETMPQHKAQVVCLDAHWHNIAQQSKKNLLSELTTDNLAYVIYTSGSTGKPKGVQIPHNALSNFLYSMRQTPGLTHEDTLLAVTTYSFDIAALELFLPIIVGGCLVIASREVASDGTQLSAKLIDSKATVMQATPATWQLLLAAGWSGNKQLKILCGGEALPGQLANQLLYRCASLWNMYGPTETTIWSAASQVESDSTIVPISGAIANTQLYILDQHSQLVPVGVAGELHIGGEGLARGYFNRPDLTAEKFIPNPFSKKAARLYKTGDLACYLPNGEIEYIGRIDQQVKIRGFRIELGEIEAVISQHPTVRETIAVVHNDLGDSQIIVAYLVPQIEQTLAISELRSFLESKLPSYMMPGAFVILEALPLTPNGKVDRKALSTLDTIRPEFEETFVAPQTLVEKQLAIIWMQVLGLEKIGINDNFFELGGHSLLATQITSRINKIFDVDLPLRQFFELPSIAKIAKIIESKKLSANSNILLERVSRETELPLSFAQNRLWFLHQLNPNSRIYNGSSAVLLQGSLNLTALELTINEIVQRHEILRTSFQISNGQPVQIITPILDIPLQIVDLQNLPDTEQKIEVERLRLADYQKPFDLTQPPLLRLTLLRLKTKEYILLVTMHHIISDAWSEGVFIRELSALYEAFSSGKPSPLTEMNIQYADFATWQRSWLQGEVLDTLLTYWEKQLGDNLPVLQLPKIRQTSELKSSQEKRQTLRVSKTLSQAIKKLSNSLGMTLFMTLLGAFNVLMYWYTGDKDIVVGTDIANRNRIETENLIGFFVNQLVLRSNLFGNPSFREYLQQVRKVCLEAYAHQDLPFEKLVSALNPKRDLNQTPLFQVKFLLQNAPIHPLELSDLTLTRLDDLENAIARFDLLLELTDTEQGIVGSLKYNKDLFDANSIARLLNSFETILSQIVVDPAIKLSEIEEIINKSDKEHQLNQEEKRKEKYQQKLSVIKRKAIDIVVTES; via the coding sequence ATGAGCGTGAAAAACAAAAACATTCAAGACTTTTATCCTCTCTCGCCGATGCAGCAGGGCATTCTCTTCCATAGTCTTGCAGCCCCTAAATCTGGCGTCTATTTTGAACAATTTAGTTTGACTCTCCAAGGAAAGCTCAACATTACAGAATTCCATCGCGCATGGGAGTACGTTGTAGAACGACATTCAATTCTACGAACCTGCTTTGTTTGGGAAGGTTTAAAAGAACCGGTACAAATTGTGCATCGACAGGTGACGCTACCGTGGCAGGAATATGATTGGCAGCATCTCTCCTCAGAAGAACAACAACAAAAGTTAGAACTTTTATGGCAAAGCGATCGCTCCAGAGGCTTTGAACTGACGCAGCCACCATTGATGTGCCTAACACTAGTTAAACTTTCAGACATCTCCTATAACTTTACCTGGAGTCATCATCATCTATTGCTAGATGGGTGGTCTGTTCCTTTGATTTTTAAGGAAGTCTTTGCTTGTTATAAAGCTTTCTGCAATGCTCAAGATACTCACCTAGAACCCATTCGCCCATATCGAGATTACATTGTCTGGCTACAGCAACAAAACCTATCCAAGGCTGAGGCTTTCTGGCGACAGACGCTTAAAGGTTTTACTACTCCAACACAGCTATCGGTAAATAAAGCAGCTATAAAATTACCAGCTCAAACAGATGCCTCTAACGAGCGAGAAGTTAAGCTTTCTGTAGTCACAACAGCAGGATTGCAATCTGTAGCAAAGCAACACCAGTTAACCCTAAACATCCTAGTACAGGGAGCTTGGGCTTTACTATTGAGCCGCTATAGTGGTCAGGAAGATGTAGTTTTTGGGGCAGTAACTTCTGGTCGTCCCCCTACTTTAGCTAAAGTTGAGTCTATGGTAGGGCTATTGATAAATACACTGCCGATTAGAGTACAAGTATCACCTGAAGAATTTCTTTTGCCTTGGCTTCAGAAAATCAAAGAGCAACTAGTTGAAGCACGCGAGTATGAGTATACTCCGTTAGTGAAAATTCAAGGATGGAGCGAAGTTCCCAAAGATTTATCTTTGTTCGAGAGTATTGTCGTTTTTGAGAACTATCCTATAGATGTTTCCTTACGGCAGAGCGATCTAAATTTTGAGATCAAGGATTTTCATAACTTTGAAAAGACTAACTATCCGATAACTCTAACTGTGATTCCAGGTGAAGAGTTGTTGCTCAAGATTACTTGTGATGATAGCGTAGGCGTAGCCCGCCGTAGGCATCGCTTCGACACTGATACTATCATCCGGATGCTAGGACATTTGCAGACTTTGTTAGAGGGTATGATAACAAAGACAGAGCAACGTCTTTGTGAGTTATCGCTGTTGACGGAAACTGAGCGACATCAGTTGCTTGTGGAGTGGAATGATACTCAGGTTGAATATCCTCAACAGCAATGCATCCATGAGTTATTTGAAGCGCAAGTAGAAAAAACACCCGATGCTGTGGCGGTGGTGTTTGAAGACCAAAAATTGACCTACGGGGAACTGAACGGCAAAGCGAATCAATTGGCACATCATTTGCGATCGCTAGGAGTAAAACCAGAGGTATTGGTGGGGATTTGTGTAGAGCGATCGCTCTCTATGATTATCGGACTGTTGGGCATCCTGAAAGCAGGTGGTGCATACATCCCACTAGACCCTAGTTATCCTCAAGAGCGATTAGCATTTGTATTAGAAAATGCCCAAGCATCAGTCTTGCTAACTCAAGCCTCGCTTGTAGAAGCAATGCCACAACACAAAGCTCAAGTCGTTTGTTTAGATACACATTGGCATTATATTGCCCAACAAAGCCAAGAAAATTTATTCTCTGAAGTAACTCCTGACAATCTAGCTTATGTGATTTACACCTCTGGTTCCACAGGCAGACCCAAAGGTGTAATGATTAAACACGCTAGCACAGTTGCAATGTTAGATTGGGCAAACAAAACCTTTGAGATGCAAGCGAAAAAAGGAGTTTTAGCATCAACTTCGATTTGCTTTGACCTTTCGGTGTTCGAGATATTTGTTCCCCTATGTTGTGGTGGTAAGGTTCTGTTAATTGAGAATGCACTATATTTACCAGCCTTGGCAACATCCGAGAATGTAACCTTAATTAATACTGTTCCAAGCGTGATTTCACAGTTACTAAGAACTGATGGCATTCCAACTTCAGTGCAAACTGTTAATATCGCGGGTGAACCGCTTCATAATCAACTCGTACAAGAACTTTATCGACAGGAGAATATACAACAAGTCTTTAACTTGTATGGCCCTTCTGAAGATACAACTTATTCAACCTTTGCCTGGATACAAAAAGGTACTAACAACACGCCACCTATTGGTCGTCCGATTCATAATACCCAGATTTATTTATTAGATAAAAATTACCAACCTGTTCCTGTAGGCGTACCTGGTATGTTGTATATTAGCGGTGCAGGTTTAGCTCGTGGTTATTTAAATCAACCTGAACTGACTGCGGATAAATTTATTCCCAATCCCTACGCGAAGCAGCCAGGGGAAAGGTTGTACAAAACAGGAGACTTAGCACGCTATTTAGTGGATGGAGAGATTGAGTACATTGGTCGCATTGACCATCAAGTAAAAGTCCGTGGTTTTCGCATTGAATTGGCAGAAATTGAAGCAGTCATCAATCAACACCCAGCAGTCCAAGAAACTGTAGTTGTTGTGGGTGAATCAGAAGATTCTAAGCGTTTAGTTGCTTATGTAGTTCTTCAAAAAGAACAAACACTGACAATTTCTCAATTACGTGGCTTTTTAGAGTCAAATTTGCCAAGCTACATGATACCAGGAGCTTTTGTCATGTTAGAGGCACTCCCAGTTACACCTAATGGTAAGGTTGACCGGAAAGCGCTACCTATTCCTCAATTAACACAGATATCATCATCGAATATTATTCTTCCTTCCACACCAATTGAGGATTTATTAGCGGGTATTTGGATAGAAGTACTTGGTATTGAAAAAATAGGTATTGATAATAATTTCTTTGAATTAGGTGGTCATTCATTAATCGCCACTCGCGTAATTTCCCGAATCCGGCAAGTGTTTAAAGTAGAGCTTCCTTTACGTTATTTATTTGAAAAACCAACAATAGCTGGGCTAGCAAAAGAAATTGAAAAAGCGATTAAGGTAGACTCAGCAGATGAGGTAACGAATATTGAGCAGATTGTGCGATCGCCAGAGTTACCGCTATCTTATGCTCAACAACGGTTATGGTTTTTGGCCCAATTAGAGCCAAATAGTTCCTTCTACAATATGCCTGCTGCTGTTCGCCTAGAGGGACAATTGAATGTAGAGGCACTACAACAAAGTTTTAACGAAATTATCAGCCGCCATGAAGTCCTGCGAACCAATTTTCAAACAATAGAAGGGGAAGCGATCGCTGTCATCCATGAGGTAATGTCATTAACATTACCAATATTCGATATTAGCGAGCTACCTTTAAATCAACAAGAAGCCGAAGTCAAAAAACAGGCTTTTCAAGAAGCACAGAAACCTTTTGATCTCAACGGCGACTTGCTACTGAGAGTGAAATTATTACGTCTTGGTCAAGAAGAACACATAATATTATTGACAATGCACCACATCGTCTCTGACGGTTGGTCAATAGATATACTTGTGAGGGAGTTAGCAACACTTTATCAAGCTTTCTGTAATGGACAACCCTCACCCTTACCTGAACTACCAATACAGTATGTAGACTTTGCGGCTTGGCAACGACAATGGTTGCAAAAAGAAGTACTCAAAACTCAGACATCTTACTGGCTCAAGCAGTTAAAGAACGCGCCAAAAGTCTTAGAGTTACCTACTGATTATCCCAGACCAGCAATTCAGACTTTCCGAGGCTCGACTTACTCATTCAACCTATCTGATAAACTCTCTTTTGCTTTAAACAAATTCAGCCAGCAACAGGGAAGCACCTTATTTATGACCCTGTTAGCAGCTTTTCAAACATTGCTATGGCGTTACACAGGTAGCGAAGATATTGTGGTTGGTTCGCCCATCGCTAACCGCAACCGAGCAGAGATAGAAGGGCTAATTGGATTTTTTGTCAATACTTTAGTACTGCGGACTAACTTCGCAGGAAATCCTAGCTTTGAAGAGTTACTCAAACGGGTGCGAGAAGTAGCTTTAGGAGCTTATGCACACCAGGATTTACCTTTTGAGTTGTTAGTTGAAGAACTGCAACCACAGCGAGACTTGAGTCATACACCACTATTTCAAGTGATGTTTGTACTTCAGAATACGCCGATGTCTGCTTTAGAGTTGCCTGGTTTAACTTTAAGCATTTTAGAAAGCAATAGTCATACTGCCAAGTTGGATTTGACCTTATATATAACTGAAACAGTTGATGGTTTATTAGGTAATTTAGAATACAATACTGATTTATTTAAGGAGAGTTTTATACAAGAAATGGTAGCGCATTTGCAAACGTTGCTTGAAGGAATTGTTGCTAATTCAAAGCAGCGTTTGTCGGAGCTACCACTGTTGACAGAATCTGAGCGACGCCAATTAATGTTTGAGTGGAATGATACGGAGGTTGAGTATCCTCAACACCTATGCATTCATCAGTTATTTGAAGCGCAAGTAGAAAAAACACCCGATGCTGTGGCGGTGGTATTTGAGGAAGAACAACTTACTTATCAAGAACTGAACAGCAGAGCAAATCAACTAGGGCATCATTTGCAAGCTTTATGGGTTAAACCAGAGGTATTGGTGGGGATTTGTGTAGAGCGATCGCTCTCTATGGTCATTGGATTATTAGCTATCCTCAAAGCAGGTGGAGCATATATACCACTAGACCCTAGTTATCCTCAAGAGCGATTGGCATTTATATTAGAAGACGCCCAAATTTCAGTGCTGCTAACTCAATCTTCCCTTGTGGAAACAATGCCGCAACATAAAGCTCAAGTTGTTTGTTTAGATGCACATTGGCACAACATTGCACAACAGAGCAAGAAAAATTTATTATCTGAGCTAACTACTGACAATCTAGCTTATGTCATCTATACCTCTGGTTCAACAGGTAAACCAAAAGGTGTACAAATTCCCCACAATGCTTTGAGCAACTTTTTGTACTCCATGAGGCAAACACCAGGGTTAACCCATGAAGATACCTTACTAGCGGTAACAACATATTCCTTTGATATTGCGGCGCTGGAACTTTTTCTGCCAATCATAGTTGGTGGTTGTTTAGTAATCGCTAGTCGGGAAGTTGCCTCAGATGGAACGCAGTTGTCAGCAAAACTGATAGACTCAAAAGCTACAGTTATGCAAGCCACACCAGCGACTTGGCAATTACTTCTAGCAGCAGGCTGGAGTGGCAATAAGCAATTAAAAATTCTCTGTGGTGGAGAAGCTTTACCTGGACAATTAGCTAATCAATTATTGTATCGGTGTGCCTCTTTGTGGAATATGTACGGCCCGACAGAAACCACGATTTGGTCAGCAGCATCTCAGGTAGAAAGTGATAGTACTATTGTACCGATTAGTGGTGCGATCGCTAATACGCAACTTTACATTCTAGACCAACACAGCCAGTTAGTTCCTGTAGGTGTAGCAGGAGAATTGCATATAGGTGGGGAGGGACTCGCACGAGGCTATTTTAACCGTCCTGATTTGACAGCAGAAAAATTTATCCCCAATCCTTTCAGTAAAAAAGCTGCGCGTCTTTATAAAACGGGGGATTTAGCTTGCTATTTACCAAATGGAGAAATCGAGTACATTGGTCGCATTGACCAGCAAGTAAAAATCCGTGGTTTTCGCATTGAACTAGGAGAAATTGAAGCAGTAATCAGCCAGCACCCTACAGTTCGAGAAACTATAGCTGTAGTACACAATGATTTGGGAGATTCTCAAATAATAGTCGCATATCTAGTTCCTCAAATTGAGCAAACACTGGCAATTTCTGAACTACGAAGCTTTTTGGAATCAAAGTTGCCAAGCTACATGATGCCAGGGGCTTTTGTAATATTAGAGGCACTACCGCTCACGCCTAATGGTAAGGTTGATCGCAAAGCATTATCCACACTTGATACAATACGTCCAGAATTTGAAGAAACCTTTGTTGCTCCTCAGACGCTTGTTGAAAAACAGTTAGCGATTATCTGGATGCAAGTACTTGGTTTAGAAAAAATCGGCATAAACGACAACTTTTTTGAATTGGGTGGACACTCACTCTTAGCAACCCAAATTACATCCCGCATTAATAAAATATTTGATGTAGACTTACCACTCCGCCAATTTTTTGAATTACCATCGATTGCAAAAATAGCCAAAATTATCGAGTCTAAAAAGCTATCAGCTAATTCTAATATATTACTTGAACGGGTTTCACGAGAGACAGAATTACCCTTATCTTTTGCACAAAACAGATTATGGTTTCTGCATCAATTAAATCCAAATTCACGTATTTATAATGGTTCTAGCGCAGTACTACTACAAGGTTCACTTAACTTAACAGCTTTAGAGCTAACTATTAATGAAATAGTGCAAAGGCATGAAATATTACGAACTTCTTTCCAGATTTCAAATGGTCAACCAGTCCAAATTATTACTCCTATTTTAGATATACCCTTGCAAATAGTAGACTTGCAAAATCTACCTGACACTGAACAAAAAATAGAAGTAGAAAGATTAAGATTAGCAGATTACCAAAAACCATTTGATTTAACTCAACCTCCTTTATTACGCTTAACTCTTTTACGATTAAAAACTAAAGAGTATATATTGTTGGTGACGATGCACCATATTATTTCCGATGCGTGGTCAGAAGGAGTTTTTATCCGAGAATTGTCAGCGCTTTACGAAGCGTTTTCTAGTGGTAAACCTTCACCACTTACAGAGATGAATATCCAGTATGCAGACTTTGCTACTTGGCAAAGAAGCTGGTTACAGGGTGAAGTACTTGATACCTTACTTACATACTGGGAAAAGCAATTAGGAGACAACTTACCAGTTTTGCAATTACCTAAAATTCGTCAAACTTCAGAACTTAAAAGCTCTCAGGAGAAGCGGCAAACTTTGAGAGTTTCTAAGACATTATCACAAGCAATTAAGAAGCTAAGTAATAGTCTTGGAATGACATTATTTATGACGCTACTTGGAGCATTTAATGTTTTAATGTATTGGTATACAGGCGACAAAGATATTGTTGTTGGTACCGATATTGCCAATCGTAATAGAATTGAAACAGAAAATTTAATTGGTTTTTTTGTTAATCAATTAGT